In one Erinaceus europaeus chromosome 3, mEriEur2.1, whole genome shotgun sequence genomic region, the following are encoded:
- the AUP1 gene encoding lipid droplet-regulating VLDL assembly factor AUP1 isoform X1 — MEPPQAPGPERLFDSHRLPGDGFLLLALLLYAPVGFCLLVLRLFLGIHVFLVSCALPDSVFRRFVVRTMCAVLGLVARQEDPGLRDQRVRVLISNHVTPFDHNIVNLLTSCSTPLLNSPPSFVCWSRGFVEMDGPGELVESLKRFCASTRLPPTSLLLFPEEEATNGREGLLRFSSWPFSIQDVVQPLTLRVQRPLVSVTVSDASWISELLWSLFVPFTVYQVRWLHPVHRQLEEGNEEFALRVQQLVARELGQTGTRLTPADKAEHMKRQRHPRFRPQPAQSFSTSPGPSPDAQLATLAQRVKEVLPHVPLSVIQRDLARTGCVDLTITNLLEGAVAFMPEDITEGTQSLPSVSASKFPSSRPVAPQPTALTFAKSSWARQESLQERKQALYEYARRRFKERQAQEAD; from the exons ATGGAACCTCCCCAGGCACCGGGGCCGGAGCGGCTCTTTGACTCGCACCG GCTCCCGGGTGACGGCTTCCTGCTCCTCGCGCTGCTGCTCTACGCTCCCGTCGGGTTCTGCCTCCTCGTCCTGCGCCTCTTTCTTGGCATCCACGTCTTCCTGGTCAGCTGCGCCTTGCCGGACAGCGTCTTCCGCAG GTTCGTGGTGCGGACCATGTGTGCGGTGTTGGGGCTCGTGGCTCGGCAGGAGGACCCCGGACTCCGGGATCAGCGCGTCAGGGTCCTCATCTCCAACCACGTTACGCCTTTTGACCACAACATAGTCAACCTGCTCACCAGCTGTAGCACA CCTCTGCTCAATAGTCCCCCCAGCTTTGTATGCTGGTCGCGGGGCTTCGTGGAGATGGATGGGCCCGGGGAGTTGGTGGAGTCACTCAAGAGATTCTGTGCTTCCACGAGGCTTCCCCCCACCTCGCTGCTGCTGTTCCCCGAGGAAGAGGCCACCAATGGCCGGGAGGGACTCCTGCGCTTCAG TTCCTGGCCATTTTCTATCCAGGATGTGGTGCAACCTCTTACCCTGCGAGTCCAGAGACCCTTAGTCTCTGTG ACTGTATCAGATGCCTCCTGGATCTCAGAACTGCTGTGGTCACTTTTTGTTCCTTTCACGGTGTATCAAGTAAG GTGGCTCCATCCTGTTCATCGGCAGCTGGAGGAAGGGAATGAAGAATTTGCCCTCCGTGTACAACAG CTGGTGGCCAGAGAACTGGGCCAGACAGGGACACGACTTACTCCAGCAGACAAAGCAGAGCACATGAAGCGACAGAGACACCCCAGATTTCGCCCCCAGCCAG CCCAGTCTTTTTCAACTTCCCCTGGCCCTTCTCCTGATGCGCAGCTGGCAACTCTGGCTCAGAGAGTCAAGGAGGTTTTACCCCATGTGCCACTGAGTGTCATCCAGAGAGACCTGG CCAGGACTGGTTGTGTAGACTTAACCATCACTAATCTGCTTGAGGGAGCAGTAGCGTTCATGCCTGAAGATATCACTGAGGGGACCCAGTCCCTTCCTTCAGTCTCTGCCTCCAAG TTTCCCAGCTCTCGCCCGGTGGCCCCTCAGCCCACAGCTCTAACATTTGCCAAGTCCTCCTGGGCCCGACAGGAGAGCCTACAGGAGCGCAAACAGGCACTCTATGAATACGCAAGAAG GAGATTCAAAGAGAGACAGGCCCAGGAGGCTGACTGA
- the AUP1 gene encoding lipid droplet-regulating VLDL assembly factor AUP1 isoform X2 has protein sequence MEPPQAPGPERLFDSHRLPGDGFLLLALLLYAPVGFCLLVLRLFLGIHVFLVSCALPDSVFRRFVVRTMCAVLGLVARQEDPGLRDQRVRVLISNHVTPFDHNIVNLLTSCSTPLLNSPPSFVCWSRGFVEMDGPGELVESLKRFCASTRLPPTSLLLFPEEEATNGREGLLRFSSWPFSIQDVVQPLTLRVQRPLVSVTVSDASWISELLWSLFVPFTVYQVRWLHPVHRQLEEGNEEFALRVQQLVARELGQTGTRLTPADKAEHMKRQRHPRFRPQPAQSFSTSPGPSPDAQLATLAQRVKEVLPHVPLSVIQRDLARTGCVDLTITNLLEGAVAFMPEDITEGTQSLPSVSASKAFGACLVMMTSQVL, from the exons ATGGAACCTCCCCAGGCACCGGGGCCGGAGCGGCTCTTTGACTCGCACCG GCTCCCGGGTGACGGCTTCCTGCTCCTCGCGCTGCTGCTCTACGCTCCCGTCGGGTTCTGCCTCCTCGTCCTGCGCCTCTTTCTTGGCATCCACGTCTTCCTGGTCAGCTGCGCCTTGCCGGACAGCGTCTTCCGCAG GTTCGTGGTGCGGACCATGTGTGCGGTGTTGGGGCTCGTGGCTCGGCAGGAGGACCCCGGACTCCGGGATCAGCGCGTCAGGGTCCTCATCTCCAACCACGTTACGCCTTTTGACCACAACATAGTCAACCTGCTCACCAGCTGTAGCACA CCTCTGCTCAATAGTCCCCCCAGCTTTGTATGCTGGTCGCGGGGCTTCGTGGAGATGGATGGGCCCGGGGAGTTGGTGGAGTCACTCAAGAGATTCTGTGCTTCCACGAGGCTTCCCCCCACCTCGCTGCTGCTGTTCCCCGAGGAAGAGGCCACCAATGGCCGGGAGGGACTCCTGCGCTTCAG TTCCTGGCCATTTTCTATCCAGGATGTGGTGCAACCTCTTACCCTGCGAGTCCAGAGACCCTTAGTCTCTGTG ACTGTATCAGATGCCTCCTGGATCTCAGAACTGCTGTGGTCACTTTTTGTTCCTTTCACGGTGTATCAAGTAAG GTGGCTCCATCCTGTTCATCGGCAGCTGGAGGAAGGGAATGAAGAATTTGCCCTCCGTGTACAACAG CTGGTGGCCAGAGAACTGGGCCAGACAGGGACACGACTTACTCCAGCAGACAAAGCAGAGCACATGAAGCGACAGAGACACCCCAGATTTCGCCCCCAGCCAG CCCAGTCTTTTTCAACTTCCCCTGGCCCTTCTCCTGATGCGCAGCTGGCAACTCTGGCTCAGAGAGTCAAGGAGGTTTTACCCCATGTGCCACTGAGTGTCATCCAGAGAGACCTGG CCAGGACTGGTTGTGTAGACTTAACCATCACTAATCTGCTTGAGGGAGCAGTAGCGTTCATGCCTGAAGATATCACTGAGGGGACCCAGTCCCTTCCTTCAGTCTCTGCCTCCAAG GCATTCGGTGCGTGTTTAGTGATGATGACTTCGCAAGTCCTCTGA
- the HTRA2 gene encoding serine protease HTRA2, mitochondrial, giving the protein MAALRAGRGASWSLQRWRAFWGARGGKGPLLTPDLRVPLTSGTPDPGARWTCGTPSPGTRLSRGVPEARTCVAAWTSGTPHPGAREGSGASGARPRVWLAVALGAGGAMLLLWGGGQGLPRVQAAVLRPPPASPRSQYNFIADVVEKTAPAVVYIEILGRHPFSGREVPISNGSGFVVAADGLIVTNAHVVADRRRVRVRLPSGDTYEAVVTAVDPVADIALLRIQTKEPLPTLPLGLSADVRQGEFVVAMGSPFALQNTITSGIVSSAQRPARDLGLTQTNVEYIQTDAAIDFGNSGGPLVNLDGEVIGVNTMKVTAGISFAIPSDRLREFLHREEKKNSWFGTSGTQRRYIGVMMLTLTPSILAELQLREPGFPDVQHGVLIHKVILDSPAHRAGLRPGDVILAIGEQLVQNAEDIYEAVRTQSQLAVRIRRGPEMLTLYVTPEVTE; this is encoded by the exons ATGGCCGCACTGAGGGCGGGCCGGGGTGCAAGCTGGAGCCTCCAGAGATGGCGGGCTTTTTGGGGGGCGCGCGGGGGGAAGGGACCCCTGTTGACCCCTGACCTCCGGGTCCCGCTGACGTCAGGAACTCCTGACCCTGGGGCTCGATGGACTTGTGGGACGCCCAGCCCCGGGACTCGGCTGTCTAGGGGGGTCCCTGAAGCACGGACATGTGTGGCGGCGTGGACTTCGGGCACGCCGCACCCCGGGGCCCGGGAGGGCTCAGGGGCCTCGGGAGCCCGCCCACGAGTGTGGCTGGCGGTGGCGCTGGGCGCCGGGGGCGCGATGCTGCTGCTGtggggagggggccaggggctcccgCGCGTCCAAGCCGCGGTGCTCCGCCCGCCGCCGGCCTCGCCCCGCAGCCAGTACAACTTCATCGCGGACGTGGTGGAGAAGACCGCCCCTGCCGTGGTCTACATCGAGATCCTGGGCCG GCACCCCTTCTCCGGCCGCGAGGTCCCCATCTCCAATGGCTCCGGATTCGTGGTGGCCGCCGACGGGCTCATCGTCACCAATGCCCATGTGGTGGCAGATCGGCGCCGAGTCCGCGTGAGGCTGCCGAGCGGCGACACGTACGAGGCCGTGGTCACCGCGGTGGACCCGGTGGCCGACATCGCCCTGCTGAGGATTCAGACGAAG GAGCCGCTGCCCACCCTGCCCCTGGGACTCTCGGCGGATGTGCGGCAAGGCGAGTTTGTTGTTGCCATGGGGAGCCCCTTTGCACTGCAGAACACCATCACCTCGGGCATCGTCAGCTCTGCTCAGCGGCCAGCCAGAGACCTAGGCCTCACCCAAACCAATGTGGAGTACATCCAGACTGATGCAGCTATTGAT TTTGGAAACTCCGGAGGTCCTCTGGTTAACCTG GATGGGGAGGTGATCGGGGTGAACACCATGAAAGTTACAGCTGGAATCTCCTTTGCCATCCCTTCTGATCGCCTTCGAGAGTTTCTGCATCGTgaggaaaaaaaga ATTCTTGGTTCGGAACCAGTGGGACCCAGCGTCGCTACATTGGGGTGATGATGCTTACTCTGACTCCCAG CATCCTCGCTGAACTTCAACTTCGAGAACCAGGCTTTCCTGATGTTCAGCATGGTGTGCTCATCCACAAAGTCATCCTGGACTCCCCTGCACACCG GGCTGGCCTTCGACCTGGTGATGTGATCTTGGCCATCGGGGAGCAGTTGGTACAAAATGCTGAAGATATTTATGAAGCTGTTCGAACCCAATCCCAACTGGCAGTGCGAATCCGGCGGGGACCGGAAATGTTGACCTTGTATGTGACCCCCGAGGTCACAGAATGA